In Podospora pseudocomata strain CBS 415.72m chromosome 4, whole genome shotgun sequence, the genomic stretch CCGGTTTGATGTGCTATGGTTTGATGCTTGGTTGGCATCAGAcaggttgaggttggcgagcCGCATGGCCTCATCGTGAGGATAAGCATGTGCTGACTGGAAGTTGAAGGTATCCTGCGTAGGAACAACAAagtcgacctcctccactaTCGGGCTAGGCGGACAGGGAACCGTTGCAAGAACCGGAGTCGCCGACTCTCTCATCTGGACCTCTTCCCGGTCGACAGATGTTTGTGCTGCCGGAGGGCTCGTTCGTTGTGCCTGAGGGGATGAGGCGGCAGGCTCGGGCTTCTCGGGCTCGTCGTCGCTCTCgatggatgggggtgtgGTGTCCCTAGTCTCTGATCTATCCATCGCCCATTTCCGGATCTTTGAGCCTACATCACCAGCAGACAGTCCGATGTTTTCTTTGTCCAGAAAGGCAATCAGGTCTTCAAGACAGTCTTGATAGCCATCGGCGCGAGACTTGGTTTGCGCGGCCGCTGACGTCTTGTAGAGCTTGGTGACGGACAGTGCAGCAGCCCGGAAGGCATCGAGAAGCTCGTGCGAATCGGCGCTCATGGCTGAATGTGAAGTTGTAGGCGGTAAAAAGAGGCGAGGTCTCGTCCACGCCCTGGCAGTCTATGAGGTTGTCGAAGTCGGTGGAAAGCTTCGGGGGTGATGACTCTGCCTGATTACTGGGGAGATCGAGGTACTGAGGGGTTTTCGCTAAACAACGAGAGCCAGGTTGAAGTGGGACTTGGAGTGGAGATGGACCTGTCAGGGTGTCGTTTTTGGCGGGGCGTTGCCTgggagcttcttcttcttcactgTTGAGGCCCAGCCCGGCCTTGCACTTGAGGTTCTTGAAAAGAGTGTCGGTCGGATTAGAAGAAAGATCAACACACAATATGGCTATGATGTTTGGCTATAGGGATAAGATGATTGATGCTTGAGTCGGGCTGTCAACACGGCCAAGTCTGTGTTGTCATATGCTGAGTGAGTTGGACGAGCACGGGACTGGCTCCAACAGAGGCCGTGGAAGATTGGCTCCTTTCTTTCCAACAGGGCCAGTTACGGTTCAGGGGTTGTTGCATACCGCCTACAGCACGTGCGAAGCTCGGGCAAAGGCCGGTCCTCTCTCTGAGCCGTGCACATTGATTTCGAAGTGCTTCAATGAGCATAATACTCTGTATCTGGATCAGAGAGACAATGAATATAGAGAGGAAAACTGCTGTTTAGACTCAAGAAAGACTAGGTCACATAAGGTAGTTGCTTCAAAGTCAATGGAGAGCCTGTTGGCTGTTTTACAGTATATTGTAAATATGGAGCGAGGCTGTCTCTCACTGGCTCTTTCATTCATCAGTAGTGTTAATCAGCAGGGCGGCGGAGCCTTTTGGACGACGGCACTTTAATCCCCTCCGCCATCCAGGGcctgtgattggctgggcTGGAACGCGGTTTGGCCAATTTGGGGTTCCTCGACCTCAGAAATTCGCACCTTACGGCACCCACCCTTCCTCAAACAACTACACCCCAAGCCGGCTTTCTGATTTTCACTCATTGCGCACACCAGACGACTTATCATCGCCAAAAAATCGTCGGCACCATCTCCGGGATCATAGCAACCTTCTCCGACTCGCTTACACACGCGAGAGCGCGTCTTCGTCGCGTATAATTGATCCAAAGCCTCGACGAGGTACCCAGCAGCCACCATGGCTCCCCGTGGCCGACAGAGCGACAACGACACCGACGCGTCCATGCAGGATGCGCCTGAGTCCGCCAGCCACGTTGTCGACGAGATGGTGAGTTTTATCTCCCGACTTGCTGGCCCAAGCCCAATCAACCGAACTGACCATATCTCCAGGAGGTCGACGAGACTCCCGATTATACCGACTCAGATACCAATCCAAATACTACCGCCAGCAGCGTAGCCGGGGAACCAGTTCCAGATGGCCGCAAGAAGCGCTCGgaggccaaccaactgcGAAGAAGCATATTTGGTAAAAAGCACGACAGGTTGGGAGAATCAAAGGTAGGAAGATTGAACAGGCGCAAAGAATCATGCTGCCCGTGTCTGTAGGCTGACAATTCGATAGGAGGATGACACGATTCGCCGGTTCCGATACCTTTTGGGTTTGACTGATTTGTTCCGCCACTTCATCGAGCACAACCCAGACCCCAAAATCCGCGAAATCATGGCCGAGATCGATCGCCAAAATGAAGAAGCAGCGAAAAACAAGAAGGGCGCTGGTCGTCAGGGCGGCGCTACTAGTGAAAGACGTCGACgcaccgaggccgaggaagacgCCGAACTTCTCAAGGACGAAAAGCACGGTGGCTCAGCCGAGACCGTCTTCCGCGAATCCCCCGCTTTCATCAATGGCACCATGAGAGATTACCAGGTTGCCGGTCTGAACTGGCTCATTTCCCTCCACGAGAATGGTATCTCTGGTATTCTGGCCGACGAAATGGGTCTGGGCAAGACACTGCAGACCATCTCTTTCCTGGGCTATCTTCGGCACATCATGGGCATCACTGGTCCCCACCTCATCACAGTTCCGAAATCAACTCTGGACAACTGGAAGCGAGAGTTTGCAAAGTGGACGCCCGAGGTCAATGTGTTGATTTTGCAAGGCGCCAAGGAGGAGCGTCACCAGCTCATCAACGATCGGTTGGTGGACGAGGATTTCGACGTGTGCATCACCAGCTACGAAATGATTCTCCGAGAAAAGGCCCATCTTCGAAAATTCGCCTGGGAGtacatcatcatcgacgagGCCCATCGCATCAAGAACGAGGAGTCCTCGCTTGCCCAGGTCATTCGCATGTTCAACTCGCGCAACCGTCTTTTGATCACGGGAACCCCGCTACAGAACAACCTGCACGAGCTTTGGGCGCTGCTCAACTTTTTGTTGCCTGATGTGTTTGGTGACTCTGAGGCTTTCGACCAGTGGTTCTCGGGCCAAGATAGAGACCAGGATACGGTTGTGCAGCAGCTGCACAAGGTGTTGCGGCCTTTCCTGCTTCGTCGTGTCAAGAGCGATGTGGAGAAGAGCCTTCTAcccaagaaggaggtgaaTGTCTACATTGGCATGTCGGAGATGCAAGTGAAGTGGTACAAGAGAATTCTGGAGAAGGACATTGACGCCGTCAACGGTGCAGGAGGCAAGCGCGAGTCCAAGACCAGACTTCTCAACATTGTGATGCAGCTTCGAAAGTGCTGCAACCACCCTTATCTGTTTGAAGGTGCGGAGCCGGGCCCTCCTTACACCACAGACGAGCATTTGGTCTTCAACTCCGGCAAGATGATTATTCTCGACAAGCTTCTCAAGAGAATGCAGGCCCAAGACAGTCGCGTGCTGATCTTCTCGCAAATGAGTCGCCTGTTGGATATCCTGGAGGACTACTGCGTCTTCCGCGGTTACAAGTACTGCAGAATCGATGGTGGCACAGCCCACGAGGATCGTATTGCGGCCATCGACGAGTACAACAAGCCCGGATCTGAGAAGTTCATCTTCTTGTTGACAACAAGAGCCGGTGGTTTGGGAATCAACTTGACAACCGCCGATATTGTTATTCTCTACGACAGCGACTGGAACCCCCAGGCCGATCTGCAGGCCATGGACAGAGCGCATCGTATTGGTCAAACCAAGCAAGTCGTGGTCTACCGGTTCGTGACAGACAATGCCATTGAAGAAAAGGTACTGGAGCGCGCGGCCCAGAAGCTGCGTCTTGATCAACTGGTTATCCAGCAGGGTCGCGCTCAAATTGCCGCCAAAGCTGCGGCGAACAAGGATGAGCTTTTGTCCATGATTCAGCACGGCGCCGGAAAGATTTTCGAGACCAAGAGCGCCTTTGGAGAActggcagagaagggtggcgagcttgacgatgatgatatTGACAGAATTCTGAACGCCGGCGAGAGCCGGACGAAGGAGTTGAATGCCAAGTATGAGAAGCTTGGTATCGATGATTTGCAAAAGTTTACCTCCGAGTCAGCCTACGAGTGGAACGGCGAGGATTTTGCCGCCCGCAAGAAGGATGTCGGGCTTAGCTGGATCAACCCAGCGAAGCGTGAGCGCAAGGAGCAGATTTACTCGATTGACAAGTACTACAAGCAGGCCTTGCACACTGGTGGCCGGACTGCCGACACCAAGCCGAAGGCGCCTCGTGCCCCCAAGCAGGTAGCTGTACACGACTACCAGTTCTACCCACCCAGGCTCCGCGACCTTCAGGACAGGGAGACCGCCTACTATCGCAAGGAGATCGGCTACAAGGTTCCGTTACCcgagggcgacgacgacaacctgTCTGAGCGGGAGGCCGAGAGGGCTCTCGACCAGCAGGAAATCGACAACGCCACTCCCCTGAccgaagaagagcaagaggagaagcAACAGCTGGCTCAGCAAGGCTTTGGCGAGTGGAACAGGCGAGACTTTCAGCAGTTCATCAACGGTTCCGGTCGTTATGGCCGGAACAACTATGATGACATTGCTTTGGAGGTTGACAACAAGACTCCTGCAGAGATCAAGGCATACGCCAAGGTGTTCTGGCAGCGCTACACCGAGATCGCGGACTACCCCAAGTACCTAAAGGTGAttgaagatggtgaggaCCGCATGCGCAAGATCGAGCACCAACGCAAGATGTTGCGCAAGAAGATGGGCCAGTACCGTGTACCACTTCAACAACTCAAGATCAACTACTCGGTCTCGACTACCAACAAGAAGGTGtacaccgaggaggaggaccgcttcctgctggtgctgctcgATAAGTACGGCGTGGACACGGAGGGCATCTACGAGAAGATTCGCGATGAGATCCGTGACAGCCCGCTGTTCAGGTTCGACTGGTTCTTCTTGAGCCGCACGCCCACTGAGCTGGGCCGTCGCTGCAACacccttctcaccaccgtagtgaaggagtttgaggacGTCAACACGACGACCAAGACCAACGGTACGAACGGCAAGCTCAAGAGGGAGCTGGAAGATAATGAGGAGAATGACGAGGATAGCATTCTTGGGTTGGCcccggcgaagaagaagagcaaggctAAC encodes the following:
- a CDS encoding hypothetical protein (COG:S; EggNog:ENOG503P4HS); this encodes MSADSHELLDAFRAAALSVTKLYKTSAAAQTKSRADGYQDCLEDLIAFLDKENIGLSAGDVGSKIRKWAMDRSETRDTTPPSIESDDEPEKPEPAASSPQAQRTSPPAAQTSVDREEVQMRESATPVLATVPCPPSPIVEEVDFVVPTQDTFNFQSAHAYPHDEAMRLANLNLSDANQASNHSTSNRTTPRNTRRRDVRPGRTRRDLGQGAGHKRKMNLAEYFDLNGVDLGNGKDMFGGGKRTRHV
- the ISW2 gene encoding chromatin remodeling complex Adenosinetriphosphatase (COG:K; EggNog:ENOG503NUDT), translating into MAPRGRQSDNDTDASMQDAPESASHVVDEMEVDETPDYTDSDTNPNTTASSVAGEPVPDGRKKRSEANQLRRSIFGKKHDRLGESKEDDTIRRFRYLLGLTDLFRHFIEHNPDPKIREIMAEIDRQNEEAAKNKKGAGRQGGATSERRRRTEAEEDAELLKDEKHGGSAETVFRESPAFINGTMRDYQVAGLNWLISLHENGISGILADEMGLGKTLQTISFLGYLRHIMGITGPHLITVPKSTLDNWKREFAKWTPEVNVLILQGAKEERHQLINDRLVDEDFDVCITSYEMILREKAHLRKFAWEYIIIDEAHRIKNEESSLAQVIRMFNSRNRLLITGTPLQNNLHELWALLNFLLPDVFGDSEAFDQWFSGQDRDQDTVVQQLHKVLRPFLLRRVKSDVEKSLLPKKEVNVYIGMSEMQVKWYKRILEKDIDAVNGAGGKRESKTRLLNIVMQLRKCCNHPYLFEGAEPGPPYTTDEHLVFNSGKMIILDKLLKRMQAQDSRVLIFSQMSRLLDILEDYCVFRGYKYCRIDGGTAHEDRIAAIDEYNKPGSEKFIFLLTTRAGGLGINLTTADIVILYDSDWNPQADLQAMDRAHRIGQTKQVVVYRFVTDNAIEEKVLERAAQKLRLDQLVIQQGRAQIAAKAAANKDELLSMIQHGAGKIFETKSAFGELAEKGGELDDDDIDRILNAGESRTKELNAKYEKLGIDDLQKFTSESAYEWNGEDFAARKKDVGLSWINPAKRERKEQIYSIDKYYKQALHTGGRTADTKPKAPRAPKQVAVHDYQFYPPRLRDLQDRETAYYRKEIGYKVPLPEGDDDNLSEREAERALDQQEIDNATPLTEEEQEEKQQLAQQGFGEWNRRDFQQFINGSGRYGRNNYDDIALEVDNKTPAEIKAYAKVFWQRYTEIADYPKYLKVIEDGEDRMRKIEHQRKMLRKKMGQYRVPLQQLKINYSVSTTNKKVYTEEEDRFLLVLLDKYGVDTEGIYEKIRDEIRDSPLFRFDWFFLSRTPTELGRRCNTLLTTVVKEFEDVNTTTKTNGTNGKLKRELEDNEENDEDSILGLAPAKKKSKANGVKNKALDNVKSATASKANSTSPSRASSVGSTNSTPAATKSKAKGKKK